The following is a genomic window from Desulfitobacterium chlororespirans DSM 11544.
CTTTATGCCTGTGCTTATCCATTTACTATTATTACTTGGCAAGGTTTGTTCGGGCTGGCGAGGGGTTTGAAGATTTGGGGAAATTTATACTGGCCGTATTTCTTTTTGCCGCCGCTTTTTTTGGTATTATTACCGCTTTAATCATGGAGTATCGGGACCGTAGTAAAGGGGACAGATGATTTTCGTGATTTTCGACGAAATTTCTGTTGCAAAACTTTACCGATAGGTATATTATAATAAAGTGCTTGCGCCACTAGCTCAGCTGGTAGAGCATCCGACTCTTAATCGGCAGGTCCACGGTTCGAATCCGTGGTGGCGCACCATAAATTTTATAAATCAAATGTTTTCTAGGGTTCCGCAACACTCTTTGTTGGCTGGTCCGAGAGAAAACTCACAGCTTGGCTGTGTCACGGAGGGATAAAAGCCTGGGAGAGACTGATGAACAGTATCTCTCAGGCTTTTTAATTTGGAAAAAACTTAAAGTGGAGGAAGATGTTCTATGAATAAACATTGGTATAAAGTCTTTGTTGCTGCTTTCTTGGAAGTGTTCTGGGTGATTGGCTTAGCCCATTCCTATGATGCGTGGACATGGGCCGGTACGGTAATTGCCCTGATTGTGAGCAATTATTTAATGATTACGGCAGGGCAGGTGCTCCCTGCCGGGACAGTCTACGCTGTTTTTGTAGGATTGGGCACAGCCGGTACGGTCATTTCAGAAATTTTCTTTTTTGAAGAGCCCTTTCAATGGGCAAAAGTCCTGCTGATTTTAATTCTATTAACAGGAGTATTGGGTTTAAAAGCGGTCACAGCGGATCAGAGCAAAGAAGGAGTTGATGCGTAATAGCTTGGTTCACTTTATGTTTAGCAGGTTTGCTTGAAGCATTTGGGGTGGCTATGATCAATCAATTGCAGATAAGCCGCACTTGGAAAACTGTCGGTCTCTTGATTATGGGATTTGGAGCGAGTCTTGCTTTATTGGGCTATTCGTTGCGATTCCTGCCGATGGGGACAGCATATGCCGTTTGGACTGGTATCGGTGTGGTAGGCGGTACCCTGATTGGCATGATTCGTTATCATGAATCAAAGGATTGGCGAAGAGTAGTGTTTATAACCATGATTTTAGGTTCGGTTATCGGCTTAAAGCTTATCTCGTAAATGGCCAAGGGGCGAGTTTTTCCTTGTCACATGGTATAATAAAGGAAATAACAGGCGACTGTTATTAAAATGTTTTTTTGAATGGAGGAAAAAATGACTAGGAAATTGCCGACTTTTTTATCTGAAAACGAGCATGGGTTATGGATGACGGAAGATGAACGGGAAAACCTGAAGATTGATTATCGGATTAAAGAGATCATAGTTGAAGCCCAATCAACCATTCAGCATGTGATGATTCTCGACTCCTACAGTTTCGGGCGCATGTTGGTATTGGATGGAGTCGTGCAAACGACTTCTCTGGATGGTCATATCTACAATGAAACGATTTCCCATGTACCCTTAAGCATTCATCCCAACCCGAAGAAGGTATTGATTATTGGCGGCGGAGATTGTGGCGTGGCCAAAGAAGTGTGCAAATATTCCAGTGTTGAGCAAATTGATGTGGTAGAAATCGATTCCATGGTGGTGGAGGTTTGTCTGAAACATCTGCCTGAGGTCTCCGGAGGGTTAGCGGATCCCCGGGTAAACTTCATTTTTGATGATGGTGTAAAATATGTCCAAAACGCTTCGACCAAGTATGATATTGTCATTGTAGATTCCTCGGATCCCATAGGGCCCGCGGAAGTCTTGATTGAAATGAGCTTTTACCGGAGTATATTCAATGCTCTGGAGGACGACGGCCTGATGGCTTGCCAAAGCCAGTCTCCGATTTTTCATGGAGAAGTTATGGAACAGATCTTCGAACGGGTTCATGATATTTTTCCAAAGACGAAGATGTTTACAGCTGTAGTGCCTACCTATCCCGGTGGATTGTGGAGCTTTACCTTAGGGTCAAAGGGGTATGTTATACCGAATGCTGTTCAGATGAAAGAGCTTGATGCCTTGTATGTCAATGAGGAAATTATAGTAAGCTGTTTTTCTCTTCCTGAGTTTATGAATAAACAGCTGAGCAAGTATAGATAAAGTTATTAGAGAGCTTTGAAGGGAAAAAGCAAATAAGATAAAGAGAAGATAAAGAAGGTTCAATGGGGGCAGCGCATGCTGCCCCTGTTTGTGTGTACACATGCATGGCGATTAAATTCAAAAATTACAATTAGGCTATGCAGCGACTACCTATTGGTTTAAGAATTGGGATTGGCCACTGTAAACAGTACAATTTAGTTTACAGCTGGCTAATGCCGCATGTTAACTGGGTTTTGGCGGATACATGTAAACTTTTCTTTACAGGTAGGTTTCTGATTGGAAATGCCTGATGTTTTCGGAGTAGAAAAGAAGCCTGAATTTACGGCCTTTTGACTGGCTGCTTTTTTGACAGGTGCTTGGCATGGAATTTGCTTTATGGTAGAGGGCACCGGGTTAACATTATGGAAAAGGGAGAGAAATTCACGAAATAATGATATCCATCGTAACAGCGACAGACCCGGCAGCTTTATAAGGAGGCAACATATGAGTGAACAAAAGTGGGGAAATCCAAACGCTTTAGGTGATTTAACC
Proteins encoded in this region:
- the speE gene encoding polyamine aminopropyltransferase, with translation MTRKLPTFLSENEHGLWMTEDERENLKIDYRIKEIIVEAQSTIQHVMILDSYSFGRMLVLDGVVQTTSLDGHIYNETISHVPLSIHPNPKKVLIIGGGDCGVAKEVCKYSSVEQIDVVEIDSMVVEVCLKHLPEVSGGLADPRVNFIFDDGVKYVQNASTKYDIVIVDSSDPIGPAEVLIEMSFYRSIFNALEDDGLMACQSQSPIFHGEVMEQIFERVHDIFPKTKMFTAVVPTYPGGLWSFTLGSKGYVIPNAVQMKELDALYVNEEIIVSCFSLPEFMNKQLSKYR
- a CDS encoding DMT family transporter produces the protein MNKHWYKVFVAAFLEVFWVIGLAHSYDAWTWAGTVIALIVSNYLMITAGQVLPAGTVYAVFVGLGTAGTVISEIFFFEEPFQWAKVLLILILLTGVLGLKAVTADQSKEGVDA
- a CDS encoding DMT family transporter, with amino-acid sequence MAWFTLCLAGLLEAFGVAMINQLQISRTWKTVGLLIMGFGASLALLGYSLRFLPMGTAYAVWTGIGVVGGTLIGMIRYHESKDWRRVVFITMILGSVIGLKLIS